The stretch of DNA TCCACCGATGCCGTGTTCGATGGCCAGCGCGGCGATTATACGGAAGACGATGCGCCGCACCCCCTGAGCGTGTATGCCCGCACCAAACTTGCAGGTGAGCGCGCCGTGCAGCAAGCCTATCCCGCTGCTGCGGTGCTGCGGGTTAACTTCTTCGGCTGGAGCCTTTCCGGCCGTCGCAGCCTGGCCGAATGGTTCCTCAACAATTTGCGGGAAGGGCGCACCATGCGCGGCTTTACCGATGTTTTCTTTTGCCCCCTGCTCGCGAACCATCTGGCTTCCCTGATTCTTGCGGTGCTTGAGCATCGCTTGAGCGGCCTTTACCACGCGCTCAGCCCGCGCTGTTTGAGCAAATATGCTTTTGGTGTGGCGCTGGCCGAGCAGTTTGGCTACGACCCTGCACACATTCAACCGGCCTCGGTGGCTGAAGCCGGGTTGGCCGCCCGCCGTGCCCGCAATCTCACCCTTCGCAGCGACAAACTGGCGGCATCTTTGGGGCAGGCACTGCCTTCTTGGGAAGACGGCCTTGCGGCTTTCCATCGCCAACATCTTGAGGGCTACCCCCGCCGCCTGCGCGCCTGGCACCAGCCTGCTTAGAAGCACCTTGCGCGCCTTCCCCAACCATTTCTTTCAGGGAACCTTGCCCATGCCCACCGATATTCGCTCGTCTTGGTCATTCCTTGTTCTCGGCGCTGGCTCAATTGGCAAGCGCCACATTGCCAATTTGCGTACGTTGGGCGTCGAGCACATCGGCGTGTACGATCCCCAGCCTGAGCGTCAGGCCGAAGCCGCAAGCCGCTGGGAGGTGGAAACCTTCCCCTCGTTGGAGGCTGCGCTGGAAGCCCGCCCCCACGCGGTGTTGGTGTGCTCTCCGCCGGTGTATCACATTCCCCAGGCGCGGGCGGCAGCCGAAGCCGGGGCGCACCTGTTTTTGGAAAAGCCCCTTGCTGCCAGCATGGAGGGTGTGGACGACCTCATTGCAGCGGTCGAAGCCCGCGGCTTGCGCACCCTGGTGGGCTGTAATTTCCGCTTTCACCCCGGCTTGCAGCGTTTGAAGGCGTTGCTTGACGAAGGCGTTTTGGGTGAGGTCATCTTCGCGCGAGCGGTTTTCGGCCAATACCTCCCCGACTGGCACCCGTGGGAAGACTACCGCCGCGGTTACAGCGCCCGCCGCGACCTCGGCGGCGGTATCGTCCTCGACCGCATTCATGAACTGGATTACCTCGTGTGGCTGTTTGGGCCGGTGGCCGAGGCCCGCGGTTGGGTGGTCCATTCGCACACGCTGGAAATCGAAACCGAAGACCTCGCCGAAGGGTGGCTGCGCTTCCGTAGCGGCGTGAGGGCTTCGCTGCATACCGATTACCTCAACCGCCGCTACACCTGCCGTGCCGAAGTGCTGGGCACGGAAGGAACGGCCTGGTGGGATTTCAGCGGTCACAGCCTGCAAGTTTATCGCGCTGCCGATGGTGAGATGCAGACCTGGTCATGGCCGCACTACGAAGTCAATGCGATGTATGTTGCCGAAATGGCGCATTTCCTGCGCGTGTTGGCGGGCGAAGAGGAAAGCATCAAGGATCTGAGGCAGGCAAAGCATATTTTGGAGACCGCGTTGCGCTTGAAGGATACTGGGATGCCCTGATGTCTGGTTGCCGTGATGCCCCGAGGCCAGACTGCCGAATTCCCGCCGGGCAACAGGGCCTCCGGGCATCTGGGCATCGTTGCATCTGGGCACTCTTGTGTTCCGGCATCCCCAAGGAGTAGTTTATGACGAGAATCGTCGGCATCATTCAGGCCCGCACGGGGTCCAGCCGCCTGCCGAAGAAAACCCTGGCCGACCTGGCGGGTGCGCCTTTCCTTGCCCGCGTCATTGAGCGAATGCGCCACTGTGAAACGCTCGATGCCCTGGTGTTGGCGACGACGGCCGAACCTTCCGATGACCCGCTGGCCGAGTTAGCGGCTTCGTTGGGCGTGGCTGTTTACCGCGGGGCAGTGGATGACGTCCTCGACCGTTTCACGCAGGCTGCCCGCATGGTCGACGCGACACTCATCGTGCGCATTACCGCCGACGACCCTTTCAAAGACCCCGCCATCACCGACCGAGCGGTGCGCCTTTGGCTGGAACG from Chloroflexota bacterium encodes:
- a CDS encoding SDR family oxidoreductase, which produces MRLLLTGVTGLLGINLAWEALQAGHEIVGVARRPLPRAPFRVFSLDLAVPGAAEAAFRMARPDAVVHAAALADLDACERQPDLATRLNAELPGEIAALAARDGVPLVHISTDAVFDGQRGDYTEDDAPHPLSVYARTKLAGERAVQQAYPAAAVLRVNFFGWSLSGRRSLAEWFLNNLREGRTMRGFTDVFFCPLLANHLASLILAVLEHRLSGLYHALSPRCLSKYAFGVALAEQFGYDPAHIQPASVAEAGLAARRARNLTLRSDKLAASLGQALPSWEDGLAAFHRQHLEGYPRRLRAWHQPA
- a CDS encoding Gfo/Idh/MocA family oxidoreductase; translated protein: MPTDIRSSWSFLVLGAGSIGKRHIANLRTLGVEHIGVYDPQPERQAEAASRWEVETFPSLEAALEARPHAVLVCSPPVYHIPQARAAAEAGAHLFLEKPLAASMEGVDDLIAAVEARGLRTLVGCNFRFHPGLQRLKALLDEGVLGEVIFARAVFGQYLPDWHPWEDYRRGYSARRDLGGGIVLDRIHELDYLVWLFGPVAEARGWVVHSHTLEIETEDLAEGWLRFRSGVRASLHTDYLNRRYTCRAEVLGTEGTAWWDFSGHSLQVYRAADGEMQTWSWPHYEVNAMYVAEMAHFLRVLAGEEESIKDLRQAKHILETALRLKDTGMP